The following coding sequences are from one uncultured Bacteroides sp. window:
- the carB gene encoding carbamoyl-phosphate synthase (glutamine-hydrolyzing) large subunit: MIKEDIKKVLLLGSGALKIGEAGEFDYSGSQALKALKEEGIETVLINPNIATVQTSEGVADQIYFLPVTPYFVEKVIQKEKPQGILLAFGGQTALNCGVELYRSGILEKYNLEVLGTPVQAIMDTEDRELFVNKLNEIDVKTIKSEAVENVVEARRAAKELGYPVIIRAAYALGGLGSGFCDNEKELNIIAEKAFSFSPQVLVEKSLKGWKEVEYEVVRDRFDNCITVCNMENFDPLGIHTGESIVIAPSQTLTNAEYHKLRELAIRIIRHIGIVGECNVQYAFDPESEDYRVIEVNARLSRSSALASKATGYPLAFVAAKLGLGYGLFELKNSVTKTTSAFFEPALDYVVCKIPRWDLGKFHGVDRELGSSMKSVGEVMAIGRTFEEAIQKGLRMIGQGMHGFVGNKELVITDIDKALREPTDNRVFVISKAFCAGYTVDQIHELTKIDKWFLQKLMNIIVTSGELKQWGNNNKQLSMLSPDLLLKAKKQGFSDFQIARAIGLDEDMEKGILLVRNYRKSIGIVPVVKQIDTLAAEYPAQTNYLYLTYSGTTNDVTYLGDHRSIVVLGSGAYRIGSSVEFDWCGVQALNTIRKEGYRSVMINYNPETVSTDYDMCDRLYFDELTFERVMDILELENPHGVIVSTGGQIPNNLAMRLDEQNMHILGTTAKSIDNAEDREKFSAMLDRIGVDQPRWRELTSLEDINVFVEEVGFPVLVRPSYVLSGAAMNVCSNDEELERFLKLAANVSKKHPVVVSQFIEHAKEVEMDAVAKDGEIVAYAISEHIEFAGVHSGDATIQFPPQKLYVETVRRIKRISREIAKELHISGPFNIQFLARENDIKVIECNLRASRSFPFVSKVLKINFIELATKIMLGLPVEKPSKNLFELDYVGIKASQFSFNRLQKADPVLGVDMASTGEVGCIGSDTSSAVLQSMLSVGHRIPKKNILLSTGTPKQKADMIDAARLLSQEGYKIFATRGTHKALLENNIENTLVYWPSETGDPQALDMMRNKEIDLVVNVPKDLTAGELDNGYKIRRAAIDLNIPLITNARLASAFIFAFCTMSIDDIAIRSWDEYK; this comes from the coding sequence ATGATAAAAGAAGATATAAAGAAAGTATTATTGCTGGGGTCCGGTGCGTTGAAGATAGGAGAGGCCGGAGAGTTTGATTATTCCGGTTCGCAAGCATTAAAAGCCCTCAAAGAAGAAGGAATAGAGACAGTCCTTATCAATCCTAATATAGCTACCGTTCAAACGAGTGAGGGAGTGGCCGATCAGATTTATTTCTTACCAGTCACTCCTTATTTTGTGGAGAAAGTTATCCAAAAAGAGAAACCACAAGGTATTCTGCTTGCTTTTGGTGGACAGACTGCACTGAACTGTGGTGTGGAACTTTATCGTTCAGGTATTCTCGAGAAATATAATCTCGAAGTATTGGGAACTCCGGTACAGGCCATTATGGATACCGAAGATCGTGAGTTATTTGTCAACAAGCTGAATGAAATTGATGTCAAGACCATTAAGAGCGAAGCTGTTGAGAATGTCGTTGAGGCTCGTCGTGCGGCTAAAGAATTAGGCTATCCTGTTATTATCCGTGCTGCTTATGCTCTTGGCGGATTAGGTTCGGGATTTTGCGATAATGAAAAAGAATTGAATATTATTGCCGAGAAGGCTTTCTCTTTCTCTCCTCAGGTTTTAGTAGAGAAGAGTCTGAAAGGCTGGAAAGAGGTAGAGTACGAAGTCGTTCGTGACCGTTTTGATAATTGTATCACGGTTTGTAACATGGAAAACTTCGATCCACTAGGTATCCATACTGGTGAATCTATCGTGATTGCTCCTTCGCAAACGCTAACAAATGCTGAATATCATAAACTTCGTGAGTTAGCCATACGTATTATACGCCATATTGGTATCGTAGGTGAATGTAACGTGCAGTATGCCTTTGATCCTGAATCAGAAGATTATCGTGTTATCGAAGTAAATGCTCGTTTGAGTCGTTCATCTGCTCTAGCATCTAAAGCGACCGGATATCCTCTTGCTTTTGTGGCTGCTAAACTGGGATTGGGTTACGGACTCTTTGAATTAAAGAACTCTGTTACCAAAACAACTTCAGCTTTCTTTGAACCCGCTCTTGACTATGTGGTATGTAAAATACCTCGTTGGGATTTAGGTAAGTTCCACGGAGTAGATCGCGAACTTGGTTCTTCGATGAAGTCAGTGGGAGAGGTGATGGCGATAGGCCGTACTTTCGAAGAGGCTATACAGAAGGGCTTGAGAATGATCGGACAAGGCATGCATGGCTTTGTTGGAAATAAAGAACTAGTCATTACGGATATTGATAAAGCACTTCGCGAGCCTACTGATAATCGTGTTTTTGTGATTTCTAAAGCTTTCTGCGCTGGTTACACTGTTGATCAGATTCATGAACTGACTAAGATTGATAAATGGTTCCTTCAGAAGTTAATGAATATCATTGTTACTTCAGGCGAATTGAAGCAGTGGGGAAATAATAACAAACAATTGTCCATGCTCTCTCCCGATCTTTTACTGAAGGCTAAGAAGCAAGGATTTTCTGATTTCCAGATTGCACGTGCCATCGGGCTCGATGAAGATATGGAGAAGGGTATTCTGCTTGTGCGTAATTATCGTAAGAGCATAGGTATTGTTCCTGTAGTAAAACAGATAGATACTCTTGCTGCTGAATATCCGGCACAAACAAACTATTTGTATCTGACTTATAGCGGTACTACTAATGATGTGACTTATTTAGGTGATCATCGTTCCATTGTGGTACTTGGTTCGGGAGCTTACCGTATTGGTTCATCTGTAGAATTTGACTGGTGTGGAGTTCAGGCATTGAATACCATTCGTAAAGAAGGTTATCGCAGTGTGATGATCAACTATAATCCGGAAACGGTATCTACCGACTATGATATGTGCGATCGTCTTTATTTTGATGAATTGACCTTTGAACGTGTCATGGATATCCTGGAGTTGGAAAATCCTCATGGAGTGATTGTTTCTACAGGTGGTCAGATTCCTAACAACCTCGCTATGCGTCTGGACGAACAGAATATGCATATCTTGGGAACAACAGCCAAAAGCATCGACAATGCGGAAGATCGTGAGAAATTCTCTGCCATGCTCGACCGTATCGGAGTAGATCAGCCACGTTGGCGTGAGTTGACTTCTCTTGAAGATATTAATGTCTTTGTAGAAGAGGTTGGTTTCCCTGTCTTGGTGCGTCCTTCATACGTTCTTTCAGGAGCGGCGATGAATGTCTGCTCTAACGATGAAGAGTTGGAACGCTTTTTGAAGCTGGCTGCTAACGTTAGCAAGAAGCATCCGGTTGTAGTGAGTCAGTTCATTGAGCATGCTAAAGAAGTCGAGATGGATGCTGTGGCTAAAGACGGAGAGATTGTCGCTTATGCTATTAGCGAACACATTGAGTTTGCTGGAGTGCATAGTGGAGATGCTACCATACAATTCCCGCCTCAGAAACTTTATGTTGAAACTGTTCGTCGCATCAAGCGTATTAGCCGTGAGATAGCTAAAGAATTACATATCTCAGGTCCGTTCAACATTCAATTCCTTGCTCGTGAAAATGACATCAAAGTTATCGAATGTAACCTTCGTGCTTCTCGAAGCTTCCCATTTGTGAGCAAAGTGTTGAAGATAAACTTCATTGAGCTGGCTACCAAGATTATGCTTGGTTTGCCTGTAGAGAAGCCTTCGAAGAACCTTTTCGAACTCGACTATGTAGGTATTAAAGCTTCACAATTCTCTTTCAACCGTTTGCAGAAAGCCGATCCGGTATTAGGAGTAGATATGGCATCTACGGGAGAAGTTGGTTGTATCGGTTCCGATACTTCTAGTGCGGTATTGCAATCAATGTTATCAGTAGGTCATCGCATACCGAAGAAGAACATACTTCTTTCTACCGGTACTCCAAAGCAAAAGGCCGACATGATAGATGCTGCCCGTTTATTGTCACAAGAAGGATACAAGATTTTTGCTACCAGAGGTACTCATAAAGCTTTGTTAGAAAATAACATAGAGAATACTCTTGTATATTGGCCTAGTGAGACAGGAGATCCGCAAGCTCTTGATATGATGCGCAATAAAGAGATTGATTTGGTCGTAAACGTACCAAAGGATCTTACAGCCGGAGAGTTGGACAACGGTTATAAAATCCGCCGTGCAGCTATTGATCTTAACATCCCTCTGATTACGAATGCTCGTTTAGCTAGTGCGTTCATCTTTGCATTCTGCACGATGAGCATAGACGACATCGCCATCAGAAGCTGGGATGAGTATAAATAA
- the carA gene encoding glutamine-hydrolyzing carbamoyl-phosphate synthase small subunit, with protein MQQRNVTLILDDGSRFHGKSFGYEKPVAGEVVFNTAMTGYPESLTDPSYAGQLMTLTYPLVGNYGVPPFTLESNGLPTFMESEKIHAEAIIVSDYSYEYSHWNAKESLAEWLKREQVPGITGIDTRELTKVLREHGVMMGKIIFDDDAENIPEAVYSGINYVDQVSCKEIIRYNEGVDKKKVVLVDCGVKSNIIRCLLKRDVEVIRVPWDYDFNNLEYDALFISNGPGDPDTCDAAVQNIRKAMENPKLPIFGICMGNQLLSKAGGATIYKLKYGHRSHNQPVRMVGTERCFITSQNHGYAVDNNTLGADWEPLFINMNDGSNEGIKHKVNPWFSAQFHPEAASGPKDTEFLFDEFVNLLK; from the coding sequence ATGCAACAAAGAAATGTAACTTTAATCCTCGACGACGGGAGCCGTTTTCACGGAAAGTCGTTTGGCTACGAAAAGCCGGTAGCAGGAGAAGTGGTTTTTAATACCGCTATGACTGGATATCCGGAGAGTTTAACCGATCCTTCTTACGCGGGACAGCTGATGACTCTTACTTATCCGTTAGTTGGTAATTACGGGGTTCCTCCTTTTACATTGGAATCTAACGGCCTGCCTACTTTTATGGAAAGTGAGAAAATTCATGCCGAGGCTATTATTGTGAGCGATTATTCTTACGAATATAGTCATTGGAACGCCAAGGAGAGCCTTGCTGAGTGGCTTAAGCGTGAACAAGTGCCAGGTATTACAGGCATTGATACTCGAGAATTAACAAAGGTACTTCGTGAACATGGAGTGATGATGGGCAAAATTATTTTTGATGATGATGCTGAAAATATTCCTGAAGCTGTATATAGTGGGATAAACTATGTAGATCAAGTATCTTGCAAAGAGATTATCCGTTATAACGAAGGAGTTGACAAGAAAAAGGTGGTTTTGGTAGATTGCGGTGTAAAAAGCAACATTATTCGCTGTCTGCTTAAGAGAGATGTAGAGGTTATCCGTGTACCTTGGGATTATGATTTTAATAACTTGGAATATGATGCTCTTTTCATTAGCAATGGTCCCGGCGACCCTGACACTTGTGACGCTGCTGTACAAAATATCAGAAAGGCAATGGAGAATCCTAAACTGCCTATCTTCGGTATTTGTATGGGTAACCAACTGTTGTCTAAGGCAGGAGGTGCAACTATTTATAAGTTGAAATACGGACACCGTAGTCATAATCAGCCTGTACGTATGGTTGGAACAGAACGTTGTTTTATTACCAGTCAGAATCATGGCTATGCGGTAGATAATAACACGTTAGGAGCCGATTGGGAGCCGCTGTTTATTAATATGAATGATGGATCAAACGAAGGAATCAAGCATAAAGTCAATCCATGGTTTTCTGCTCAGTTTCACCCGGAAGCTGCTAGCGGACCGAAAGACACAGAGTTCTTATTTGATGAGTTTGTTAACTTGCTAAAATAA
- a CDS encoding amidophosphoribosyltransferase, with product MEELKHECGIAMIRLLKPLEYYQEKYGTWMYGLNKLYLLMEKQHNRGQEGAGLACVKLEANPGEEYMFRERALGSGAITEIFGNVQNFFSGVPSGKLSDADYAKRSLPFAGEVYMGHLRYSTTGKSGITYVHPFLRRNNWRAKNLAICGNFNMTNVDEIFSKITAIGQHPRKYSDSYIMLEQMGHRLDREVERLYRECEDEGLHGMDITHEIENRIDLSNVLKTSTKDWDGGYVVSGVTGSGETFTVRDPWGIRPAYWYIDDEVAVLASERPVIQTAFNVPAEMVKELKPGEAIFINKAGQMHLSQIIEPKEIKSCSFERIYFSRGSDVEIYKERKRLGEKLVEPILKAINNDVENTVFSFIPNTAEVAFYGMLEGFDNYLNELKVERIESLGHNPTHEQLEKILSMRIRSEKVAIKDIKLRTFIAEDNSRNDLAAHVYDITYGSLKPHQDNLVVIDDSIVRGTTLKQSIIGILDRLNPKKIVIVSSSPQVRYPDYYGIDMARMNEFIAFKAAIELLKEREMKDTIERAYNKAKDQVNLPKEQLVNYVKEIYAPFTDEEISAKMVELLTPKGTKAKVEIVYQHLEGLHEACPNNKGDWYFSGDYPTPGGVKLVNQAFINYIEQVYQF from the coding sequence ATGGAAGAATTGAAGCATGAATGTGGCATTGCCATGATTCGTTTACTCAAACCTCTGGAATATTATCAGGAGAAGTATGGAACCTGGATGTATGGTTTGAACAAGCTCTATCTCTTAATGGAAAAGCAACACAATCGTGGTCAGGAAGGCGCAGGGTTGGCTTGTGTTAAACTGGAAGCTAATCCGGGAGAAGAATACATGTTTCGTGAACGTGCTTTAGGCTCGGGAGCCATTACTGAGATATTTGGTAATGTGCAAAATTTCTTTAGTGGAGTGCCTTCGGGTAAACTTTCGGATGCTGATTATGCAAAGCGTTCTCTCCCTTTTGCAGGAGAAGTATACATGGGCCATTTAAGATATAGTACTACCGGTAAGTCAGGTATTACTTATGTGCACCCTTTCCTTCGCAGAAACAACTGGAGAGCAAAGAATCTGGCTATATGCGGAAACTTTAACATGACCAATGTTGATGAAATCTTTTCTAAAATTACCGCTATCGGCCAACACCCTCGTAAATATTCAGACTCTTATATCATGCTTGAGCAGATGGGACATCGTCTTGATAGAGAGGTGGAGCGTTTGTATCGTGAGTGTGAAGATGAAGGTTTGCACGGGATGGATATCACACATGAGATTGAAAACCGTATAGACCTATCTAACGTATTGAAAACCTCTACAAAAGATTGGGACGGAGGATATGTTGTTTCGGGAGTAACCGGAAGTGGCGAAACCTTTACGGTGCGTGATCCCTGGGGCATTCGTCCGGCTTATTGGTATATTGATGATGAGGTTGCTGTTCTAGCTTCCGAGCGTCCTGTGATACAAACAGCATTCAATGTTCCTGCAGAAATGGTCAAAGAATTAAAGCCGGGTGAAGCTATCTTTATCAATAAAGCGGGGCAGATGCATCTTTCGCAAATCATTGAGCCGAAAGAGATCAAATCTTGCTCTTTTGAACGAATTTATTTTTCTCGTGGAAGTGATGTCGAAATTTATAAAGAGAGAAAGAGACTTGGAGAGAAGTTAGTTGAACCTATCTTGAAGGCGATAAATAATGATGTGGAAAACACGGTTTTCTCTTTTATTCCTAATACAGCGGAGGTTGCTTTCTACGGGATGCTTGAGGGCTTCGATAATTATCTGAACGAGTTAAAAGTGGAGCGGATAGAATCGTTAGGGCATAACCCTACGCATGAACAGCTTGAAAAGATTCTGTCTATGCGTATACGTAGCGAAAAGGTAGCAATAAAAGATATAAAACTCCGCACGTTTATTGCTGAAGATAATAGCCGTAACGATCTGGCAGCACACGTGTATGACATTACTTATGGAAGTTTGAAACCTCATCAGGATAATTTGGTGGTTATTGATGACAGTATCGTAAGGGGTACTACTCTCAAACAGAGTATCATCGGTATTCTCGACCGGTTGAATCCTAAAAAAATTGTGATCGTTTCTTCCTCTCCTCAGGTACGTTATCCTGATTATTACGGTATTGACATGGCGCGCATGAATGAGTTTATCGCTTTTAAGGCCGCTATCGAATTGCTCAAAGAAAGAGAGATGAAAGATACCATTGAGCGGGCATACAATAAAGCTAAAGATCAGGTAAATCTTCCTAAAGAACAATTGGTTAATTATGTAAAAGAAATATATGCGCCTTTCACTGACGAAGAAATTTCTGCTAAAATGGTGGAACTTCTAACTCCGAAAGGTACAAAAGCGAAGGTGGAGATCGTTTACCAACATCTCGAAGGCCTTCACGAAGCTTGCCCAAATAATAAAGGTGATTGGTATTTCAGTGGTGATTATCCTACTCCCGGTGGAGTTAAATTGGTTAATCAGGCCTTTATCAATTACATAGAGCAAGTATATCAATTTTAA
- the glmS gene encoding glutamine--fructose-6-phosphate transaminase (isomerizing), protein MCGIVGYIGKRNAYPILIKGLKRLEYRGYDSAGVALISNNQELNVYKTKGKVSDLENFVVQKDISGNIGIAHTRWATHGEPCSENAHPHFSSSENLALIHNGIIENYAVLKEKLQSKGYEFKSCTDTEVLVQLIEYIQATNNLDLLTAVQLALDEVIGAYAIAVLEKDHPDEIIAARKSSPLVVGIGQEEFFLASDATPIVEYTDKVVYLEDEEIAVIRRDEDLKVVNLNNVEMNPEVKSVKLNLGQLEKGGYPHFMLKEIVEQPNCIHDCMRGRINIEASNVVLSAVIDYKERLLNAKRFIIVACGTSWHAGLIGKHLIESFCRIPVEVEYASEFRYRDPVIDSTDVVIAISQSGETADTLAAIELAKSKGAFIYGICNAVGSSIPRATHTGSYIHVGPEIGVASTKAFTGQVTVLTMLALTLAREKKTITEQYFLKLVGELNNVPEKMKEVLELNDKIAELSKIFTYAHNFIYLGRGYSYPVALEGALKLKEISYIHAEGYPAAEMKHGPIALIDAEMPVVVIATKNGLYEKVLSNIQEIKARKGKVIALVTKGDTFISKVADYCIELPETIECLDPLIATVPLQLLAYHIAVCKGMDVDQPRNLAKSVTVE, encoded by the coding sequence ATGTGTGGAATAGTAGGCTATATTGGTAAAAGAAATGCCTATCCCATCCTCATTAAAGGGTTGAAACGCTTGGAGTATCGTGGATATGACAGTGCGGGGGTGGCATTAATCAGTAATAACCAGGAATTAAACGTGTACAAAACTAAAGGCAAGGTGTCCGACCTTGAAAACTTCGTCGTTCAAAAAGATATTTCCGGTAACATTGGCATTGCCCATACTCGTTGGGCTACACACGGAGAGCCTTGTTCAGAAAATGCTCATCCTCACTTCTCTTCCTCCGAAAATTTGGCCCTTATTCACAATGGCATCATTGAAAACTACGCTGTATTAAAGGAAAAACTTCAATCAAAAGGTTATGAATTTAAAAGTTGCACTGACACAGAAGTATTGGTGCAATTGATCGAATATATTCAAGCTACAAATAACTTAGATTTGCTTACTGCTGTTCAGTTGGCACTTGATGAGGTGATAGGAGCTTATGCGATTGCAGTATTGGAAAAAGATCATCCTGATGAAATTATTGCTGCACGGAAAAGTAGTCCGTTGGTAGTGGGTATTGGTCAAGAAGAATTTTTCTTAGCATCTGATGCGACTCCTATTGTAGAATATACTGATAAAGTAGTTTATCTGGAAGATGAAGAAATCGCTGTTATTCGCCGTGATGAAGATCTGAAAGTGGTGAACTTGAATAACGTGGAGATGAATCCTGAGGTCAAGAGCGTGAAATTGAATCTTGGTCAGTTGGAAAAAGGAGGTTATCCCCACTTTATGCTAAAGGAGATTGTAGAACAACCAAATTGTATTCATGATTGCATGCGCGGTCGTATTAATATTGAAGCCTCTAATGTTGTTCTTTCTGCTGTTATAGATTATAAAGAGCGATTGCTGAATGCGAAACGCTTTATTATCGTGGCTTGCGGAACGTCTTGGCATGCGGGGTTGATTGGGAAACATCTGATTGAAAGTTTTTGCCGCATTCCGGTAGAAGTGGAATATGCTTCTGAATTCAGATATCGTGATCCTGTTATTGATTCCACAGATGTAGTCATTGCTATTTCTCAATCCGGCGAAACTGCTGATACACTTGCAGCTATAGAGCTGGCTAAGAGTAAGGGAGCTTTTATCTACGGAATCTGTAATGCTGTAGGATCTTCTATTCCTCGCGCTACACACACTGGATCTTATATACATGTGGGACCGGAGATTGGTGTGGCTTCTACTAAAGCTTTTACCGGTCAGGTGACAGTACTTACTATGCTTGCGCTGACATTAGCTAGAGAGAAGAAGACAATAACAGAGCAATACTTTTTGAAACTTGTAGGGGAGTTGAATAACGTTCCCGAAAAGATGAAAGAAGTATTGGAACTAAATGATAAAATCGCCGAGCTATCTAAAATATTCACTTATGCTCATAACTTTATTTACCTAGGGCGTGGGTATAGCTACCCAGTGGCACTTGAAGGAGCATTGAAATTAAAAGAAATATCATATATACATGCAGAAGGTTATCCGGCAGCTGAAATGAAACATGGCCCGATAGCATTAATTGATGCAGAAATGCCTGTTGTGGTGATTGCCACAAAGAATGGATTATATGAAAAAGTCCTGAGTAATATTCAGGAAATAAAGGCGCGTAAAGGTAAGGTGATTGCTCTCGTTACTAAAGGAGACACTTTTATTAGTAAGGTAGCTGATTATTGTATTGAATTGCCTGAAACAATAGAGTGCCTTGATCCTTTGATCGCTACGGTTCCGTTACAGTTATTAGCTTATCATATAGCTGTATGTAAGGGAATGGATGTCGATCAGCCTAGAAATTTAGCAAAATCAGTAACTGTTGAATAA